The following are encoded together in the Onychostoma macrolepis isolate SWU-2019 chromosome 03, ASM1243209v1, whole genome shotgun sequence genome:
- the LOC131537149 gene encoding ADP-ribosylation factor-like protein 16 — protein MCLLLGAAGVGKTLLLKRLQKLCQMGAQADLGEAPVTLSTVGTNLTDLILRKRKITVRELGGCMGPIWPKYFSDCRCVIFVVDCANIVQISSSCVQLLSVLSAEPLQSAAVLVLFNKRDLPCTMSLVELKALFRMDDVIKAAPQSVSTLEISARSGQGLQELLSWLFSNRSHDTG, from the exons ATGTGTTTATTGCTCGGAGCAGCTGGAGTcggaaaaacacttttactgaaGCGACTACAGA AGTTGTGTCAGATGGGAGCACAGGCGGATTTGGGTGAAGCGCCTGTCACGCTGTCCACG gtTGGCACCAACCTCACAGACCTCATCCTCCGGAAGAGGAAGATAACAGTTCGAGAGCTGGGAGGCTGTATGGGGCCCATTTGGCCAAAATACTTCTCAGATTGCAGATGTGTTATA TTTGTGGTGGACTGTGCCAACATTGTCCAGATCTCGTCGTCTTGTGTCCAGCTGCTGTCTGTTCTCTCTGCGGAGCCGCTGCAGTCTGCTGCTGTACTCGTGCTCTTCAACAAGAG GGATCTTCCTTGCACCATGTCTCTTGTGGAGCTGAAGGCGTTGTTCAGGATGGATGACGTTATTAAAGCTGCGCCTCAGTCGGTCTCAACACTAGAGATCAGCGCTCGCTCCGGACAGGGCCTTCAGGAGCTGCTCAGCTGGCTGTTTTCAAACCGCTCTCATGATACAGGATAG